DNA sequence from the Gordonia polyisoprenivorans genome:
CGGGTGATCGTCGACGATGTGGCCACCGCCAGGACAACCTCCGGGGCCGTCGTTGCGGCCCTGCGGCATGGAGTCGTCGACCTCGCCGATGTTGCCACCGACCTGGGGGCGGTCATTAGCGGAGACGCGATCGGCCGTGCCGGGGACGACGAGATCACGATGTTCGTCTCCGTGGGCCTCGGTGCCCAGGACCTCGCGGCAGTACGCGTTCTCCTCGACCTCGACACGGTCACCACGGCGCCTGCCCGACCGCGGTGAGAATGCAGGCGCCGAGCAGAACCACCGCCGTCACCCCGTGGATCCCGAGTGCGCGGGATCGGCTGCCGTGTTGCCCGAGCACGATCAGCATGTCGCCGAGCGGGATCAGCGCCAGCACGCCGAGGAGCAGGGGCACGCGATCGGTGCCGGCAACAAGGAATGCGAGTACCAGAACACCGGATGTCACGTCACGAATCCCTTTGACCTGCCACCATCCACGGTCGTGGGGCGACAGTGATGTCGGCAGGCCGAAACCGGCGGCGTTGGTGGCGCTGCGGGCCAAATAGGCGGCGCCGATCACGATGATGCCCAGCGCGATCGCCACACCGATCGCCGCCCCTATCCACCACAGGATGCTGGTCATGATTGCCGCTCAGATCGCCAGGGCAATGACGAGTGCGGCGAGCGCGACGGTCTGCAATGCGATGCGCGCCGGCATCACCGAGTCCCATCGCTCCTGCAGTTCCTCGGCGTCGGAGGGGATGACACCACTGAGCGCCGCACCAGTTTGCCGTGTGTTGATCGGTTTGGCGACGAAGGCATAGAGGGCGAGCCACACCGTCAATGCGGCCACCGCAACCGTGCACCACAGGGCCGTACCGGAGTGGCCGGTGACGAACGCGGCGATCATCGCGGCGACGGCCGTCGCATAGCCCGTGATGCCGACGATCGGCAGTCGCTTGTCGCCGTAGTGATGACCGAGACCTGCCATGACGGTCATCGTCGCTGTGTCGACCCGGGTGTACACCGGCCGCATGATCAGGCCGGAGAACACGTCGATGCCGTAGATGACCGCGTTGGTCATCACCGAGATCGCGATCGCCGACTGGATGAAGCTCGTTGTCATCGTTCGCACCTTTCTGGTAGTTACCGATGGAAATAAATCTAACAGCGATAACAAAATCTATCAATGGTAATTTTTCGACCATGGGTGCACAGGATCGGCGCGCACGAGAGCGTGCCGAACGTCGGGACAGGGTCGTCGAGGCGGCGCGGGTGTTGGCCGAGCGTGACGGATGGTCCGCGGTGACCACCCGCCGGCTGGCCGATGAGATCGAGTACACGCCGCCGGTGCTCTATCAGCACTTTCCCGGGGGGCGCGACGAGATCGTGACGGCGGTGGCGATGCTCGGATTCGCGGAATTCGTTGCCTCGGTGTCCGGCGACTCGGTGTCCGGCGACACGGACTCCGAAGGTCGGGTCGGTGGCCTGATCGATGCGTATCTTGCTTTCGCGCAACGCAACCCGGCCACGTACGAGGCGATGTTCGCCATGCCGATCGCCGCGCGGTTCGCTCACGACGAGACTCCTGAGATCATGCGTCGCGCATTCTCGACCTTCGTCGAGGCGCTCGGTGGCGGGGATGCCCTCGGTGAGGACGTCGGCGTTCAGGTGCGCGCGGAACTGCTGTGGAGCGCGCTGCACGGGGTGTGCGAGTTGCGCAGGTGCGGGCGGCTGGACCCCTCGATGGAGTCCGCGAGGCGGGCTGAGCTCGTCGCGTTGTTCGCGGCCCGGTCACTTACCGACTGATCGCTCGGCCCCGGGTTGTTAGACCAGTCACAGGGCGTCGTAGTCTGTCGACGTGGATATCAACGGAGCAAGTGCAATCGTGACGGGTGGGGCGTCGGGCATCGGCGCCGCGGTGGTTCGCCAGCTGGCGGCCAAGGGGGCGAAGGTCATCATCGCCGACCTCAACGCAGAAAAGGGCGGTGAACTCGCCAAGGAGGTCGACGGCAAGTTCGTCGCGGTGGACGTGACCAAGACCGATGATCTCGAGAACGCCGTCAACCAGGCGACCGAGCTCGGCCCGCTGCGGGTGCTGGTGAACTCGGCCGGTATCGGCTGGGCGCAGCGCACCATCGGCAAGGACGGTGACTTCGCATCCGCGCACAACCTCGACGCGTACAAGAAGGTCATCGCGATCAACCTGATCGGCACCTTCGACGCCATCCGGCTGGCTGCCACCGCGATGAGCCGCAACGAGCCGCTGGAATCGAACGAGCGGGGCGCGATCGTCAACATGGCGAGTGTCGCGGCTTTCGACGGCCAGATCGGCCAGGCGTCGTACTCGTCGTCCAAGGGCGGCGTCGTCGGCATGACCCTGCCGGTCGCGCGTGACCTCGCGGCCGTGGGCGTGCGCGTCAACACCGTCGCCCCCGGCCTGATCGACACCCCGATCTACGGTGAGGGTGAGGCCGCCGAGGCGTTCAAGGCCAAGCTCGGCGAGTCGGTGCTGTTCCCGCGTCGTCTCGGTGTACCCGACGAACTCGCGTCGATGGTCGTCGAGCTCGTCACCAACTCCTACATGAACGCCGAGGTCGTCCGCGTCGACGGCGGCATCCGGATGCCACCGAAGTAGTTCTGGCACAAGTTCTCTCACGGTCACGGCCGCGTCGGATCCTCGGATCCGGCGCGGCCGTGGTGGTTCTCGGGGGACCTCAGACGCTCATGATCACCTTGAGCGCCTTGGTTTCTGCCGCTCGGGAGAACACATCGTAGGCGTCGATGATCTCGCCGAGCCCGAATCGGTGGCTGATGAACGGTTCCGGGTCGATCCGACGTTGTGCCACCAACTTCAGAAGTGTGCCAAGGGTATTGGTGTTCACCAGGCCCATCGACATCACGATGTTGGAGATCCAGAGGTCCTGGATGGGCAACTCGACGGGCTTGCCGTGTACACCGACATTGGCGACATGGCCTGCGGGGCGGACGATGTCGAGGCACATCTGGAACGTGTCGGGAATGCCGACGGCCTCGATCACGACGTCGACGCCGAGTCCGTCGGTCATCGCCAGGATATCCTCGCGCCAACCAGACGCGGTCGACACGACACCGTCGGTCGCCCCGAACCGGCGGGCCTGTTCGACCCGGTTGGCGTCGATATCGACGGCGATGACCCGGCTGGGCCCGTAGAGACCCGCGGTGGCGATGGCGGCGAGACCGACCGGGCCGGTGCCGATCACCGCGACCACATCACCGGGTTTCACCGCCCCGTGGCGGACCCCGATCTCGTGGCCGGTGGGCAGGATGTCGGAGAGCAACGTGCCCTGCTCGGGGCTGACCGCCGACGGCAGCTTGTGGACCGAGTTCTCGGCGTAGGGCACCCGCACGTACTCGGCTTGGGTGCCGTCGATGAGATGGCCGAAGATCCAGCCGATACCCGACGTGCCCTCGCTGCCGAGGCAGTGCGAGTAGACGCCCTGTTTGCAGAACGAGCATTTCCCGCACGAGGAAATGCAGGACAGGATCACCTGGTCGCCGACGGCCAACGTGGTCACGGCGTCGCCGACCTCGGTGATCGTGCCGACTCCCTCGTGTCCGAGGATGCGTCCGGGAGTGACCGCGGGAACGTCGCCCTTGAGGATGTGCAGGTCGGTGCCGCAGATCGTCGTCGTGTCCATCTTGACGATGACGTCGGTGGGTTCGCTGAGCTTCGGATCGGGGACGTCCTCCCAGGCCTTCTGGCCGGGACCGTGGAAAACGAGTGCCTTCATCTGGTGTCACCTCACGTGGTCGGGTCCCCCGGTCTCACGCCCCCGCATCTCACGCTACGTATGCGCGCCCGGCCATGGGTGCCGATCGGTGCCTGCGAAGCGTGTCAATATGAGAATTCGCCGGACGGCCTCGCCGAATTCAGATGCCGGATCAGGCCGCGCCTGCCCGACCACATCATGTACCGGTGGTTGGCGTACAACACCGGACGGCCGACCCGGATGAGGGGGAGCGGCATCGGTGAGGTGAGGTCGACGACCTGACGGAACTCGGCCCGACAGCAGTCGGCGGACGTACACGCGTGAATGGTCCACCGGGTCCACCCCGTCAGGTCGCCGTCGACGCGTGCCTGCAGGACGCCGGCCGCGGGATCGACGACGTCCTCGTGCACATGCACCCGAAGCGATATCGGCAGCAGTGACCGCAGTACCGCATCGCCGGAGGTGTCGTCGACCCTCGTGGCCTCGCGGACCTGCGGCCACCAGGTGGGGTAGGAGTCGGCGTCGGCGAGTGCGGCCAGCACGGTGTGGTGGTCGAAGGGCAGTTGCCAGACGGAGTGCATCCGGAAGGTCCGTGCGCTCACGTCGTCCAGTATGCGCCGACGCCGAGGGGCCGGGATCTCGACGGAGATCCCGGCCCCTCGGCTCGTGCGGTGTTCTGTTGTGTCAGAAGGCGGCTTCGTCGAGCTCCATGATCTCGCCGTCGATGTTCTCGACGGTGGTACGGATCGAGGTGAGCAGCGGCAGCATGTTCTTGGCGAAGAAGCTCGCGACGGCGACCTTGCCCTCGTAGAAGGACTTGTCGTCGCCGGTCACGCCCTCATCGAGCTTGGCCAGCGCGATCTCGGACTGGCGCAGGAGCAGCCAGCCGATGAGCAGATCGCCGACCGACATCAGGAAGCGCACCGAGCCCAGACCCACCTTGTAGAGGTCCTTCGGGTTCTCCTGCGCGCCCATCAGGTCGCCGGTTAGGGATGCGGCCATCGCCTGCACGTCCTCGAGGGCGGTCTTGAGCAGCGCGCGCTCGGCCTTGAGACGGCCGTTGCCGGCCTCGGTGTCGATGAACGACTGGATCTGCCCGGCAACATGCGCGAGGGCCTGACCCTTGTCGCGAATGATCTTGCGGAAGAAGAAGTCCTGCGCCTGGATGGCCGTCGTGCCCTCGTAGAGGGAGTCGATCTTCGAGTCGCGGATGTACTGCTCGATCGGGTAATCCTGCAGGAAGCCCGAACCACCGAAGGTCTGCAGCGACTCATGACCGAGGTTGGCGTAGGCACGCTCGGAGCCGACACCCTTGACGATCGGCAGCAGCAGGTCGTTGACGCGGTGTGCCATCTCGGGATCGGCGCCGGAGACGATCTGTGCGGCAACGGAATCCTGGTGCGAGGCGGTGTAGAGGTAGATCGCGCGCAGCCCCTCCGCGTAGGCCTTCTGGGTCATCAGCGAACGACGAACGTCGGGGTGATGGGTGATGGTGACCCGCGGCGCGGCCTTGTCGGTCATCTGCACCATGTCGGCGCCCTGCACGCGCTCCTTGGCGTAGTCGAGAGCATTGAGGTAACCGGTCGACAGTGTCGAGATCGCCTTGGTGCCCACCATCATTCGCGCGTGCTCGATCACCTGGAACATCTGCGCGATGCCCTTGTGGACCTCGCCGACGAGCCAGCCCTTGGCCGGGACGCCGTGCTGGCCGAAGGTGACCTCACAAGTGGCCGACGCCTTGATGCCCATCTTGTGCTCGACGTTGGTGACGAAGGCGCCGTTGCGCTCGCCGAGTTCGCCGGTCTCGAAGTCGAAATGGAACTTCGGGACGAAGAACAGCGACAGCCCCTTGGTGCCCGGGCCCGCACCCTCGGGGCGGGCGAGCACCAGGTGGAAGATGTTCTCGGTCATGTCCTGGTCGGCGGAGGTGATGAAGCGCTTCACCCCGTCG
Encoded proteins:
- a CDS encoding TetR/AcrR family transcriptional regulator gives rise to the protein MGAQDRRARERAERRDRVVEAARVLAERDGWSAVTTRRLADEIEYTPPVLYQHFPGGRDEIVTAVAMLGFAEFVASVSGDSVSGDTDSEGRVGGLIDAYLAFAQRNPATYEAMFAMPIAARFAHDETPEIMRRAFSTFVEALGGGDALGEDVGVQVRAELLWSALHGVCELRRCGRLDPSMESARRAELVALFAARSLTD
- a CDS encoding zinc-dependent alcohol dehydrogenase family protein — its product is MKALVFHGPGQKAWEDVPDPKLSEPTDVIVKMDTTTICGTDLHILKGDVPAVTPGRILGHEGVGTITEVGDAVTTLAVGDQVILSCISSCGKCSFCKQGVYSHCLGSEGTSGIGWIFGHLIDGTQAEYVRVPYAENSVHKLPSAVSPEQGTLLSDILPTGHEIGVRHGAVKPGDVVAVIGTGPVGLAAIATAGLYGPSRVIAVDIDANRVEQARRFGATDGVVSTASGWREDILAMTDGLGVDVVIEAVGIPDTFQMCLDIVRPAGHVANVGVHGKPVELPIQDLWISNIVMSMGLVNTNTLGTLLKLVAQRRIDPEPFISHRFGLGEIIDAYDVFSRAAETKALKVIMSV
- a CDS encoding DUF1772 domain-containing protein; the protein is MTTSFIQSAIAISVMTNAVIYGIDVFSGLIMRPVYTRVDTATMTVMAGLGHHYGDKRLPIVGITGYATAVAAMIAAFVTGHSGTALWCTVAVAALTVWLALYAFVAKPINTRQTGAALSGVIPSDAEELQERWDSVMPARIALQTVALAALVIALAI
- a CDS encoding acyl-CoA dehydrogenase; the encoded protein is MGHYKSNMRDLQFNLFEVFELDKVLESGEFGDLDHETAVDMLREVRTLAEGPIAESFAEADRNPPVFDPETHSVTIPESFKKSYNALVEGGWDKVGVNEELGGMPAPRSLYWAIGEMILGANPPVFMYAAGSGFANIFYDNGTDEQKKWAAICSERGWGATMVLTEPDAGSDVGAGRTKAVQQEDGSWHIDGVKRFITSADQDMTENIFHLVLARPEGAGPGTKGLSLFFVPKFHFDFETGELGERNGAFVTNVEHKMGIKASATCEVTFGQHGVPAKGWLVGEVHKGIAQMFQVIEHARMMVGTKAISTLSTGYLNALDYAKERVQGADMVQMTDKAAPRVTITHHPDVRRSLMTQKAYAEGLRAIYLYTASHQDSVAAQIVSGADPEMAHRVNDLLLPIVKGVGSERAYANLGHESLQTFGGSGFLQDYPIEQYIRDSKIDSLYEGTTAIQAQDFFFRKIIRDKGQALAHVAGQIQSFIDTEAGNGRLKAERALLKTALEDVQAMAASLTGDLMGAQENPKDLYKVGLGSVRFLMSVGDLLIGWLLLRQSEIALAKLDEGVTGDDKSFYEGKVAVASFFAKNMLPLLTSIRTTVENIDGEIMELDEAAF
- a CDS encoding SDR family NAD(P)-dependent oxidoreductase; translation: MDINGASAIVTGGASGIGAAVVRQLAAKGAKVIIADLNAEKGGELAKEVDGKFVAVDVTKTDDLENAVNQATELGPLRVLVNSAGIGWAQRTIGKDGDFASAHNLDAYKKVIAINLIGTFDAIRLAATAMSRNEPLESNERGAIVNMASVAAFDGQIGQASYSSSKGGVVGMTLPVARDLAAVGVRVNTVAPGLIDTPIYGEGEAAEAFKAKLGESVLFPRRLGVPDELASMVVELVTNSYMNAEVVRVDGGIRMPPK
- a CDS encoding SRPBCC family protein, translated to MSARTFRMHSVWQLPFDHHTVLAALADADSYPTWWPQVREATRVDDTSGDAVLRSLLPISLRVHVHEDVVDPAAGVLQARVDGDLTGWTRWTIHACTSADCCRAEFRQVVDLTSPMPLPLIRVGRPVLYANHRYMMWSGRRGLIRHLNSARPSGEFSY
- a CDS encoding DUF4267 domain-containing protein; its protein translation is MTSILWWIGAAIGVAIALGIIVIGAAYLARSATNAAGFGLPTSLSPHDRGWWQVKGIRDVTSGVLVLAFLVAGTDRVPLLLGVLALIPLGDMLIVLGQHGSRSRALGIHGVTAVVLLGACILTAVGQAPW